The Ignavibacteriales bacterium genome includes a window with the following:
- the folP gene encoding dihydropteroate synthase: MNFRYRFGAVEYDLASRTHVMGILNVTPDSFSDGGRYLDVEQAIAHGKKLAEDGADFIDVGGESTRPGSESVSIEEEIRRVIPVIESLAKKVDVPISIDTCKSDVAEAALQAGAVIINDISAMTFDGKMASIVAKHKASVVVMHIQGTPKTMQLNPSYKNVTEEVKQFLQERVDAAVKAGIKQIIVDPGIGFGKKYEHNIQLLKELKSLTSLGYPLLVGVSKKSFLGAILNLPPSERMEGTAAAVTASILNGTNIIRVHDVKEMKRVAMVSDALKSAGLPEIP, from the coding sequence ATGAATTTCAGATATCGCTTTGGCGCGGTTGAATACGATCTTGCATCGCGAACGCATGTGATGGGAATCTTAAATGTGACACCGGATTCGTTTTCAGATGGCGGGCGTTATCTGGATGTCGAACAGGCAATTGCACATGGAAAGAAGCTAGCGGAAGACGGTGCGGATTTTATTGATGTCGGCGGAGAATCAACAAGACCAGGTTCAGAATCGGTTTCGATAGAAGAAGAAATACGGAGAGTCATTCCAGTTATCGAATCGCTGGCAAAAAAAGTAGACGTTCCTATTTCTATCGATACCTGCAAGTCAGATGTGGCGGAAGCTGCATTGCAAGCTGGAGCAGTCATTATCAATGATATTAGTGCGATGACATTTGACGGGAAGATGGCATCGATCGTAGCGAAACATAAAGCGAGCGTTGTAGTAATGCATATTCAAGGTACACCCAAAACGATGCAGCTGAATCCGAGTTATAAGAATGTAACCGAAGAGGTAAAACAGTTCCTGCAGGAGCGTGTTGATGCGGCAGTGAAAGCCGGTATCAAACAAATTATTGTTGATCCAGGGATAGGGTTTGGAAAAAAGTATGAACACAACATTCAGCTGCTCAAGGAATTAAAATCTTTAACGTCTCTTGGATATCCGTTGTTAGTGGGAGTATCAAAAAAATCATTTCTTGGCGCGATTTTGAATTTACCGCCGAGCGAGCGAATGGAAGGGACTGCCGCTGCAGTCACAGCATCTATTTTGAACGGCACCAACATCATCCGCGTGCACGATGTAAAAGAAATGAAACGTGTGGCAATGGTCAGCGATGCATTGAAATCTGCCGGTCTGCCGGAAATACCTTGA
- a CDS encoding glycosyltransferase family 2 protein — translation MGFITKTIAILIPAFNAEWSLAELVRRVRTAIGEVQIVVVDDGSTDQTHEGAASVGAVVLRHEKNRGKGAALQTGFDYFNKQTGIEFIITMDADLQHQPEEVPKFLLVQQKTNADIVIGWREKIGTRMPIHRKISNTITSALVGLRTGVKIKDSQCGFRLMRRSVIDCIKLETTGYEAETEFLIKAARRGFKLEFVPVQTIYGVEKSYMTHWTTTVNFIKVILRNYE, via the coding sequence ATGGGATTCATAACCAAAACAATCGCGATTCTTATTCCAGCGTTCAATGCAGAGTGGTCACTGGCAGAACTCGTACGTCGGGTGCGTACTGCGATTGGCGAGGTGCAGATCGTTGTTGTCGATGACGGCTCGACGGACCAAACGCATGAAGGTGCAGCTTCCGTTGGAGCAGTTGTTCTTCGGCATGAAAAGAATCGAGGCAAAGGCGCTGCACTTCAGACCGGCTTTGATTACTTCAACAAACAAACCGGCATTGAATTTATTATAACGATGGACGCCGACTTACAGCATCAGCCGGAGGAGGTTCCAAAATTTCTTCTTGTTCAACAAAAAACGAACGCAGATATTGTCATCGGCTGGCGTGAAAAAATCGGAACTCGAATGCCGATACACCGAAAAATTTCTAACACAATTACATCAGCGCTGGTAGGATTGCGAACTGGAGTGAAAATTAAAGATAGTCAATGCGGTTTTCGACTGATGCGCCGATCCGTTATCGACTGCATTAAACTCGAAACGACCGGCTATGAAGCAGAGACAGAATTTCTGATTAAAGCGGCGCGGCGCGGCTTTAAATTAGAATTCGTTCCTGTGCAGACGATCTATGGCGTTGAAAAAAGTTATATGACACACTGGACAACAACAGTGAATTTTATCAAGGTTATTCTCCGGAATTATGAATGA
- a CDS encoding protein-L-isoaspartate(D-aspartate) O-methyltransferase: protein MNRFEKERAEMIELLRQRGIKNEQLLKAMRNVEREQFVLPAFMNRAYDDSALPIAHGQTISQPYTVAFQTERLQVGKDSKVLEIGTGSGYQAAVLAEMGCRVFTIERHVELQLEARKLLEKLGYHVAARCGDGTVGWNEYAPYDGIVVTAAAPEVPQPLLDQLADGGRLVIPVGDLETQSIRVITRSGDQFESVESLGFKFVPLIGKKGWKEK from the coding sequence ATGAATCGATTTGAAAAAGAGCGAGCTGAAATGATTGAGCTGCTGCGTCAGCGCGGTATCAAGAATGAACAACTCTTGAAAGCGATGCGGAATGTAGAGCGTGAACAATTTGTTCTGCCGGCGTTTATGAATCGTGCGTATGACGATAGTGCCCTGCCGATTGCACACGGACAAACAATTTCTCAGCCATACACAGTAGCATTTCAAACAGAGAGATTACAAGTCGGAAAGGATTCAAAAGTGCTGGAGATTGGGACCGGTTCAGGTTATCAAGCAGCCGTTCTTGCTGAAATGGGATGCCGCGTGTTTACCATCGAGCGGCATGTGGAATTGCAATTAGAAGCACGCAAGCTGTTAGAAAAATTAGGGTACCACGTAGCGGCACGCTGCGGAGACGGAACAGTAGGATGGAATGAATATGCGCCGTACGATGGGATAGTTGTCACAGCGGCAGCTCCGGAAGTGCCTCAGCCGTTACTTGACCAGCTTGCCGACGGCGGGCGGCTTGTGATTCCGGTTGGAGACTTAGAAACCCAATCAATTCGAGTAATAACTCGTTCGGGTGATCAGTTTGAATCGGTGGAGTCGCTTGGGTTTAAATTTGTTCCCCTTATCGGGAAAAAAGGTTGGAAAGAGAAGTAG
- a CDS encoding transposase: MKYESEKYYHIYNRGANKEEIFFFHENYRYCLRLLEKYATKYKVVVLAYCLMPNHYHFMLRQSLKGSVQRCIQTLFNSYTQALNKEQHRSGTLFEGRAKTREVDSDLYAVQLCAYIHLNPVAAQLVSKPNDWEFSDYNIWISTDEPNKPCEGSNDLRKGKIFTDLSLRNLYFDDGETYKRFVEEQHRIKTDEKFECFLLD, encoded by the coding sequence ATGAAATACGAATCTGAAAAATATTACCATATCTACAACCGGGGAGCTAACAAAGAGGAAATATTCTTTTTTCATGAAAATTATCGTTATTGCCTTCGACTATTAGAAAAGTACGCAACAAAGTACAAAGTCGTGGTTCTTGCTTACTGCCTTATGCCAAATCATTACCATTTTATGCTTCGGCAATCATTAAAGGGTTCGGTACAGCGTTGTATCCAGACTCTCTTTAATTCATACACACAAGCACTAAACAAAGAGCAGCACAGATCAGGAACGCTTTTTGAGGGCAGGGCAAAAACCCGCGAAGTCGATAGCGATCTGTATGCCGTTCAACTCTGCGCATACATCCATCTTAATCCAGTAGCAGCACAATTAGTGAGTAAACCTAATGATTGGGAGTTTTCTGATTACAATATCTGGATTTCGACTGACGAACCCAACAAACCTTGTGAAGGTTCGAATGACCTTCGCAAGGGTAAAATATTTACGGATTTATCACTAAGAAATTTATATTTTGACGATGGTGAGACATACAAAAGGTTTGTGGAAGAACAACATCGGATAAAAACTGATGAAAAATTTGAATGCTTCCTTTTGGATTGA